In Alnus glutinosa chromosome 7, dhAlnGlut1.1, whole genome shotgun sequence, the sequence TGCACATTATACTAATACTTATAAGAGTGGCTATATCATAGATATTTATTATCAAGATGTGATAACTGTTACCATGAAAGGGCTAGAGGCAAAGCTAGAGAAGATCCTACCTATCTTCAACTCCCTTGACTTTTCATGTAACAATTTTGACGGCCCAATACCTGAAGAAGTGGGAGAACTCAAATTGCTACATATCCTCAACTTGTCTCACAATGCTTTCACAGGCCAAATCCCACAATCTTTGGGAAAATTGAGTGATCTTGAGTCACTAGACTTGTCAAGCAACGAGCTTACAGGTGAGATTCCATTTCAACTTGCAGAAGGTCTTACTTTCCTATCAGTCCTTAACctttcgttcaatcaattggtGGGAAAGATTCCACAGATCAAGCAATTTGGTACATTCCTGGAAACTTCCTATGAAGGGAACATAGGATTATGTGGCTTtcctttgaaagaaaaatgcacACGTGAAGAGCCTAGATTGTCACTTCCAACATCTGAAGAAACTCATTCGAATTCTAGGATTAATGCAATTGACTGGAACTTCTTAAGTGTCGAACTGGGATTTGTTTTTGGCTTTGGAATCATTATTGGACCTCTTATGTTTTGGAAGAAGTGGAGGATATGCTACTATAAACATGTTGATGATATCTTTTTTAAGATGTTCCCTGGGCTATATATTAGAATTGAAAATCGCCAAAGACGAGTACAGAGGAATCAAGGACAGCGAGCACACCAAAATCAAGGACGGAGGCATTAGTAATAGATACAAGGAGCAATGCAGTCAGgttagaccttttttttttctttttttctagaacattaggaaaattaaaaaagaattaatgcAATTGGATGTGAATGTGGTCTTAAGTGAATTTGATATTATCAAGCtatgtatataatattaaaatatgttTCTGATATTGGATTTGCAGGTGACTATATAAGAAGCACATGGGATGTGAAGTCAAAACTTGCTCGTCTTGTCACTTGCCTTGGTCACTATTTAACATTTGTACTCGACTTTGATTTGTAAGATTTATATTGAATGaacatgttttatatatatataagtagctttttttttttttttttttttgtcattttccttcttttgaaGTTTCCATTGAACTATGTTTATAGCTTTCATTAGAAGGacataaccctttttttttttcttcttatttttcttttttttctaataagcTGGACATTGACTTTCATAAGCCCTCTTGCTAAGTTTTAAAGCTTTTGGTAGTGTTATGACATAAcagttaaagtattaattaaatgattatatttttGCCTTTTCCTATTTGCTTAACCGTTTAAGATAAGTGCTAATTTAATATGATAACAAAGCAAAAGTCCTAATTTTGAACCTTGTacttatccatttttttttaacatttttgtttttcaattatttttgaTATGCTTCTTCATTGGCATTGATTAGTAAAGTCCTGATCAATAATGTCCTAATGACATTCTATGACAATTACAGAAAGGTTGCTTCATTGCTAGCTTGGCTATGTGAAGTATGATGTAGAATAATGTAAATAGAAACTTAATTTATATAATCACTAATCACTAAATGTGGGACTTTGGCAAATGTCTTTGCAAATGCTTCACAATTCAATCTAAcatgttttatatatacaataacCTCAGGTGTTATAATAATCTTTAAAATAACTCTTAAAtaagtatatataaaataagatagttcaaaaaaaaaaagtatatataaaataagagtatttatatattgaaagaattaatttaatcttaaaaataatagtatttTTAACCTCGTGTCTCTTTGCAAATgcttcaaaatttaatttatgacGTACAAGTACAGAAAGGTTGCTTCATTGCTTTTGTGAAGTATGATGTAGAATAATATATGTAAATAGAAACTTCATACAATCACTTATAATTACTAAATGTGGGACTTGACAAATTAATGTCTTTGCAAATGCTTCAAAATTTAATCTAAGATGTATTATACAATAGCCTCACATGTTATAATAATCTTTAAAATAACTcgtaaataagtaaataaaaaataagactatttatatatagaaagaaTTATTGTAGATATAATAAGTACTATAAAGAATGTAAATATTCTCATTAggcaaataaaaataaatcaaatagaatGATACTAAAAGTCTAAATACTAGTATATTTAtgttaaaactaattaataattattttaattgtgATCTTATctataaaagtattaatttataaataataaagtatgagtaaaaaaaaaaaaaacttcaattgtGAAGTAGATGCATTAGGGGGCGACATGGATTTTAATATCTATGGGTATGAGACATAAATCTCCAGTAATTTTGCTTTTActgtttaaattattaataatttagatagtaaatataagagaatttttatataatttatctGCTCCACAAAAATTCTCTCATATTAATTTACAGACCAAATTAGAGGAATTTTTCCGTTAAGTTCGTTGGTGGATAAAAGTAACAAATAATGAAATATATGGTTGCCTGCCTCTCTTCAATTCCCTCCCTATCTCTTCGAGAATGGCGAGTGGTCTCTACCTCCACCGCCACCTGCTCTGCATACACTCACCCAACAACAATTGTTTATCGTTCAAATTCCAAGCGCTCATCAGAAACCCTAATTGCTCGGCTCGTCTTAAAATCGTGCCCAAATCGTCACCTCGGAAGCACGCTAGCTCCTCTCTGGAGAGTGAACGCCCGCCCCGAGAGCCAAAGTCTGCAGCTTCTCGTGCTCCGGTCGACCCGGACCCGCCACCCACTTCGTCTCTTTCACAATCGTCTTTTTCTCTTGTTCACCGTCTGAGGTATGCGCAATTTGGAACTGGTGCATTggattttatttagttttttttcttcttcttcttctttcaattttgaGGTTGTAGTTTTGGGAAATTTACAGAGATGGCCTCAAGTTTGATGAACTGGGGCTGGAGATATTGACAATTGCATTGCCTGCTGCGCTGGCTTTGGCGGCTGACCCGATTGCGTCGTTGGTTGACACAGCCTTTGTTGGCCATTTAGGTACTTCTGTTTCGGTTCTGATTTTGGGCAGTCGTTCTTATGGGCAATATTGGTGTCATACTTCCCATCCACACTGTAGATGAtgacttgtttttgttttgcgCATCTGATGACTACTAAAagatttatttttgtgttaatGATTTTCTGGTGTAGGTTCTGTTGAGTTGGCAGCTGTTGGGGTGTCGGTTTCAGTTTTCAATTTGGTGTCAAAGTTGTTTAATGTTCCATTGCTCAACATCACAACGTCCTTTGTTGCTGAAGAGCAGGCATTGGTTAGTCGAGCCAGTGAAGATTCCACTCAAATTGACAATGGTAAATATTATTGCGTGTAATCTAGCATATTATGATATTCTTTGTTTTGAATTTCCCggattttgttttggatttttctcttcaattaTCTTATGGGGGTTTTCATTTTGTGATTGTCATTAAGATGGCATGGGCGAGCATGATGGCAAGAAACTCCTTCCCTCAGTATCAACTTCTTTAGCACTTGCTGCTAGTGTTGGCATTGCTGAAGCTGTTGCGCTCTTTTTAGGCTCTGGTTTCTTAATGAATGTTGTGGGTATACCTGCTGTACGTAGACTTAACTAAATTATGAATTCAATAATCAACGCGTTCTTTGTTaccaatttttttctcttatattcTGGCATCATTCTTAAAATTTAAGTGATCTACTATCATTCTTAAAATTGGAAGTTCTGAATAGTCATCAATTATGTCGGAAATTATCATAGAGCTAGCTAAGCATGTCCATGATCACTCGAGCATGCACACACACATTAGCAGTACAATAATGTTGTGGAAGATGACGATTAAGTTTCTAATGCAAGAAAAAGGGTGATGCTTAGCATTCGTATTAGTTTTTAATACCTTGAGCAACTATCGTGGTGAATTTATAAAGAACTATACACATCAAACTCTTATAATCATGATGTCGGGTTCATTCGAGCCTCTAGTATATTGCAATGTAAATATGTGCCTTCcatatttgttaatttattttggatGTGATATGATTTTGTCTTATTTGGGGTTTGTTATAAGACTAAAGATATTGTTTGGAAAGTGTTTAATGAGGTTTGATATGTTGTAGGACTCAGAAATCTAGTTTTACAAAGAGTTGATTGGTCAATTAGGAAATCTTGTGAACCAGTGCACCTGTTCATCATGAAATCTAGGTCCAATAGTAACCACAATTTTGAGATCTTTTGAGTGGAAGTTCTGAATGGTCATCAATTATGTCGGAAATTACCTAACTTCTTGTGGAACTCTTAAATGTGGTAAGTCCTGTACATTACTCTATGCCCATAGAGCTACCTATGCATGTCCATGATCACATGACcacgcgcgcgcacacacattAGATGATGATTAAGTTTCCAATGCAAGAAAAAGAGTGATGCTTAGCATTAGTTAGTAGTTATTAATACCTTTTGCAATTATAGTGGTGAATTTATAAAGAACTCTACACATCAAACTTTTATAATCATGATGTCTACAAGGGTTCATTCGAGCCTCCAGTGTATTGCAATGTAAATATGTACCTTCcatatttgttaatttgttttggaTGTGATACGATTTTGTCTTATTTGGGGGTTTGTTATAAGGCTAAAGATATTGTTTGGAAAGTGTTTACTGAGGTTTGATATGTTGTAGGACTCACCAATGCGAGTGCCAGCTGAGCATTTTCTTACCCTGAGGGCCTTTGGTGCTCCACCAATTGTAATTGCACTTGCTGCACAAGGCACATTTCGTGGATTTATGGACACAAAGACACCTCTTTATGCCATTGGCAAGTTGCAACATGTCTCTTCtctgtctttctctctctctctctccctccctccctcccttctATTGGGTGTGCGTGTATAAATGCATGAATGACCGATGTTGTGACTTGCAGCTCTAAGTTTAAGTGAACTCATACATTcagatttttattctttttgcatttttaataatgAGCTTTGAGCAGCCTCTCTTTTAAATGACTTATGCTTGAAGAGTTTTATGGATTGCAAAAGTTCTAGTATTTTTGGAACATGTGTTGTAGCAGACAACTTCTACTTTGCGGGATGAATCTGGTCTTCTTAAATATTATAGTAGAGTTTCTCTTCATCAGGATGAGACTGCTAGTTGTATGTATGATGAGTGACTATTGAATATCAGGTGCTGGCAACTTGCTCAATGCGTTATTGGATCcaatattgatttttctttttggtcttggCATTGGTGGTGCTGCAATTTCTACTGTGATTTCTGAGTACGTCAGTAATGTGGTAAACTTTATAATGCTTGATGTTCCTTTGAGTTACATAGTGTTGTCACCTTTCCTCTCCTAACAGATTCTTTCATGTCCATTTTTCACCAGATACTTAATTGCTTTTATTCTTCTCtggaaattgaataaaaaaatatcgcTAATTTCTCCAAACATTGATGGGAGAAGAGTTTCCAGCTATCTAAAATCCGGTACGTTCATTGCCAACTAATTCTATGGGTGTCTGCTGTACTTTTGCTCTTCCAATGCTTGGGCTCCTTTTGGTGAAAATATAAAGAAGAGTGTTATTCTTCTGAAACTATCTGGATGAATAATTGATATAGGCAATTGCCTTGTGATGCTTTTGTTGAATTTATGATTGACTCGTGATATTCTTCTCTCAACAGTATCATTGTTGCATGCATAGATTATGGGTAGCAGTCCCAATGTGTTTCCGGACATTGGCATGTGTTTATGTCTTTCCATGGAACTCATGCCTTACTGATCCATATATTAACTGCAATTTCTATTTATGCATTTAGATAAGCGTAATAGATGAATTCAATCAACTTGATGAAACttctttttgggtttggaaCTCTTATATGCCTCATTAAAAAATCTTAGGTCAACTAATGTTCTCAGCTTAGGTCAAGGATTAGATATTAATCTAAACATTGTTTTT encodes:
- the LOC133872634 gene encoding protein DETOXIFICATION 44, chloroplastic isoform X4, whose protein sequence is MASGLYLHRHLLCIHSPNNNCLSFKFQALIRNPNCSARLKIVPKSSPRKHASSSLESERPPREPKSAASRAPVDPDPPPTSSLSQSSFSLVHRLRDGLKFDELGLEILTIALPAALALAADPIASLVDTAFVGHLGSVELAAVGVSVSVFNLVSKLFNVPLLNITTSFVAEEQALVSRASEDSTQIDNDGMGEHDGKKLLPSVSTSLALAASVGIAEAVALFLGSGFLMNVVGIPADSPMRVPAEHFLTLRAFGAPPIVIALAAQGTFRGFMDTKTPLYAIGGLLIGRTIAVLVTMTLATSMAAREGPIPMAGHQICVQVWLAVSLLTDALALAGQALLARGYSQGNYEQARQVIYRVLQIGLATGIALAVILFLGFGAFSSLFSTDLEVLTIAWSGILFVAGSQPMNALAFVVDGLYYGVSDFGYAAYSMVLVGLISSIFLLVAAPVFGLAGVWMGLFLFMVLRVGAGIWRLSSKSGPWKMVWSKMKQETD
- the LOC133872634 gene encoding protein DETOXIFICATION 44, chloroplastic isoform X3 yields the protein MASGLYLHRHLLCIHSPNNNCLSFKFQALIRNPNCSARLKIVPKSSPRKHASSSLESERPPREPKSAASRAPVDPDPPPTSSLSQSSFSLVHRLRDGLKFDELGLEILTIALPAALALAADPIASLVDTAFVGHLGSVELAAVGVSVSVFNLVSKLFNVPLLNITTSFVAEEQALVSRASEDSTQIDNDGMGEHDGKKLLPSVSTSLALAASVGIAEAVALFLGSGFLMNVVGIPADSPMRVPAEHFLTLRAFGAPPIVIALAAQGTFRGFMDTKTPLYAIGAGNLLNALLDPILIFLFGLGIGGAAISTVISEYLIAFILLWKLNKKISLISPNIDGRRVSSYLKSGGLLIGRTIAVLVTMTLATSMAAREGPIPMAGHQICVQVWLAVSLLTDALALAGQALLARGYSQGNYEQARQVIYRVLQIGLATGIALAVILFLGFGAFSSLFSTDLEVLTIAWSGILFVAGSQPMNALAFVVDGLYYGVSDFGYAAYSMYSVLLESGWGCSSSWSCA
- the LOC133872634 gene encoding protein DETOXIFICATION 44, chloroplastic isoform X2, whose amino-acid sequence is MASGLYLHRHLLCIHSPNNNCLSFKFQALIRNPNCSARLKIVPKSSPRKHASSSLESERPPREPKSAASRAPVDPDPPPTSSLSQSSFSLVHRLRDGLKFDELGLEILTIALPAALALAADPIASLVDTAFVGHLGSVELAAVGVSVSVFNLVSKLFNVPLLNITTSFVAEEQALVSRASEDSTQIDNDGMGEHDGKKLLPSVSTSLALAASVGIAEAVALFLGSGFLMNVDSPMRVPAEHFLTLRAFGAPPIVIALAAQGTFRGFMDTKTPLYAIGAGNLLNALLDPILIFLFGLGIGGAAISTVISEYLIAFILLWKLNKKISLISPNIDGRRVSSYLKSGGLLIGRTIAVLVTMTLATSMAAREGPIPMAGHQICVQVWLAVSLLTDALALAGQALLARGYSQGNYEQARQVIYRVLQIGLATGIALAVILFLGFGAFSSLFSTDLEVLTIAWSGILFVAGSQPMNALAFVVDGLYYGVSDFGYAAYSMVLVGLISSIFLLVAAPVFGLAGVWMGLFLFMVLRVGAGIWRLSSKSGPWKMVWSKMKQETD
- the LOC133872634 gene encoding protein DETOXIFICATION 44, chloroplastic isoform X1 gives rise to the protein MASGLYLHRHLLCIHSPNNNCLSFKFQALIRNPNCSARLKIVPKSSPRKHASSSLESERPPREPKSAASRAPVDPDPPPTSSLSQSSFSLVHRLRDGLKFDELGLEILTIALPAALALAADPIASLVDTAFVGHLGSVELAAVGVSVSVFNLVSKLFNVPLLNITTSFVAEEQALVSRASEDSTQIDNDGMGEHDGKKLLPSVSTSLALAASVGIAEAVALFLGSGFLMNVVGIPADSPMRVPAEHFLTLRAFGAPPIVIALAAQGTFRGFMDTKTPLYAIGAGNLLNALLDPILIFLFGLGIGGAAISTVISEYLIAFILLWKLNKKISLISPNIDGRRVSSYLKSGGLLIGRTIAVLVTMTLATSMAAREGPIPMAGHQICVQVWLAVSLLTDALALAGQALLARGYSQGNYEQARQVIYRVLQIGLATGIALAVILFLGFGAFSSLFSTDLEVLTIAWSGILFVAGSQPMNALAFVVDGLYYGVSDFGYAAYSMVLVGLISSIFLLVAAPVFGLAGVWMGLFLFMVLRVGAGIWRLSSKSGPWKMVWSKMKQETD